One Labeo rohita strain BAU-BD-2019 chromosome 12, IGBB_LRoh.1.0, whole genome shotgun sequence genomic region harbors:
- the LOC127174178 gene encoding cytochrome P450 4F3, which produces MVVSGGLIGFVRTLLSGCSLFGILALSAAALLCAFATRLALKRRELRCFNQPPQRNWIMGHMGLMGHNEEGLQAVDDLIRRYVHSCAWYLGPFYNMVRLFHPDYIKSLLTASANITYKDKIFYGFMKPWLGHCLLLQNGQEWSRHRRLLTPAFHFDILKKYVHIFNQSANIMHDKWRRLLAEGQNSLDMFEHMSSMTLDSLLKCTFSCDSHCQGKPSEYISAILDLSKLLVQRQHYLPYHWDWLYWRSEQGRRFRKACDIVHEFTAKIVQERRSQLNQQGSAKNHTENLEYTGGYKKKDTDLIDLLLLSKDENGEGLTDEEIKAHADMFMFAGHDTTASALSWIFYNLAMHQDHQERCRAEIRSVLRDEHNISWEDLGQLPFTTMCIKESLRLHSPVLALTRYYSQNMKTAGDCIIPQGCLCLISIYGVHRNPQVWPDPEVYDPMRFDPENSHKRSSHAFIPFSAGPRNCIGQNFAMAEMRVVVAQTLSRFRILPGPRPVRRQYQLVLRAEGGLLLNLETLDESNKE; this is translated from the exons ATGGTGGTCTCAGGGGGTCTGATCGGGTTTGTGCGCACGCTCCTCTCCGGTTGCTCGCTGTTCGGGATCCTCGCGCTCTCCGCTGCGGCGCTCCTGTGCGCGTTTGCGACGCGCCTCGCCCTCAAACGACGCGAGCTGCGATGCTTCAATCAGCCGCCGCAGAGAAACTGGATCATGGGGCACATGGGACTA ATGGGCCATAATGAAGAGGGACTGCAGGCCGTTGATGATCTGATCAGGAGGTACGTTCACTCCTGCGCTTGGTATCTGGGCCCGTTCTACAATATGGTCCGGCTTTTCCACCCAGACTACATCAAATCACTTCTGACAGCCTCAG CAAACATTACTTACAAAGACAAGATCTTTTATGGGTTTATGAAACCATGGTTGG GTCATTGTCTTCTGCTTCAGAACGGTCAGGAATGGTCACGCCATCGGCGACTTCTGACTCCTGCGTTTCACTTCGACATTCTCAAAAAATACGTTCACATATTCAACCAGTCCGCCAACATCATGCAT GATAAATGGCGCCGTCTGCTGGCCGAAGGACAGAACAGTCTGGACATGTTTGAGCACATGAGCTCGATGACGCTGGACAGTCTGCTCAAATGCACCTTCAGCTGCGACAGTCACTGTCAGGG GAAACCCAGCGAATACATCTCAGCCATTCTGGATCTGTCTAAACTGTTGGTTCAGAGGCAGCATTACCTTCCGTATCACTGGGACTGGCTGTACTGGCGCTCCGAACAGGGACGGCGCTTTCGCAAGGCGTGCGACATCGTACACGAGTTCACGGCTAAAATCGTGCAAGAACGCCGTTCCCAACTCAACCAGCAGGGATCCGCAAAGAACCACACGGAGAACCTGGAATACACGGGAGGATACAAGAAAAAAGACACGGATCTCATCGATTTACTGCTACTgtcaaaa GATGAGAATGGTGAGGGACTCACGGACGAGGAGATCAAGGCTCATGCTGATATGTTCATGTTTGCCG GTCACGACACCACGGCCAGCGCCCTCTCCTGGATCTTCTACAACCTGGCCATGCATCAGGACCATCAGGAGCGCTGTCGAGCTGAAATCAGATCAGTGCTGCGAGACGAACACAACATCAGCTG GGAGGATCTGGGTCAGCTGCCCTTCACCACCATGTGCATCAAGGAGAGTCTGAGACTCCACTCGCCCGTTCTGGCGCTCACCCGCTACTACTCACAAAACATGAAGACGGCCGGAGACTGCATCATTCCACAGG GATGTCTGTGTTTGATCAGTATTTATGGCGTCCATCGAAACCCTCAAGTCTGGCCCGATCCAGAG GTTTATGACCCCATGCGCTTCGACCCGGAGAACTCACACAAACGCTCATCGCACGCTTTCATTCCCTTCTCAGCAGGACCCAg GAACTGCATCGGGCAGAACTTCGCCATGGCAGAGATGAGGGTGGTCGTGGCTCAGACTCTGTCGAGGTTCAGGATCCTGCCGGGCCCCAGACCGGTGCGCCGTCAATATCAGCTGGTTCTCAGAGCGGAGGGAGGCCTGCTGCTAAACCTCGAGACACTCGATGAATCCAACAAAGAGTAA